The genomic DNA TCTCGTTAGGGCAAGTGTATACTCCTTTTAAAATCATTTGAATATTTTATCTGAATTACATTTTATCATCTTATGTGAATATAATAAATGAAATAAATCTAATATTTATCCCTCTCCATAATTGATCTACCAGTATATATATTGAAAGAATCTTaaaggggtaaaacctagcttgaatgtcattaaagacctagctatgatggtaaaaacatgtttaaaagagattcagattcttgttaacatccgaaaacatgttaacactcctgacaataGTAATACGATAGAATTACGCTCGTCATCTTTACATTGGGAAATTCCAAACccttatctagcctagtgattGAGAATCATGGCTTAAATCATCAaatgaagatgatcatattataaacatccattagtgatgaagtgcctacgggccaaacttgttgtccgataagatAACGACCGTGGTGGTCTTTGACCCCCGTCTAAAGATGTTGGATTACATCCAAGCATAATAGTTTGTATGATCAATCCGATCCTGACTAATATCATCAaatgaagatgatcatattataaacatccataagtgatgaaatgcctacgggccatacttatagTCCTAAGAGACAAAATACAGTTGatgtctttgactctctgtcaagaaaaggtaatgaaacatgttcaaaccttaatgcctagACTCTCTGAAGTCATGGCTTATAAATGtaaaactgtccttgtgactaggccttctgtgccactttaatatccttaatgttttataactaggataaattataatgaagatactaattaaatataactgACAAATTAACcgatatggtttatattaccatggttgatgaatcGTCGAACATGATGAATCCATAATAACCCCTGAATGAATCATCGTCAATgcttatgtagcaatcaagctacatggctggatcggATGAGGTCAACGGCCACCCGAGGGAGGATAATGATGCCCCCAGAGTTAATATAACTGGTGCGGAATTGCaggcattaatagataatgccgTTACACAAGCTTTCGACAGACAGTATGATGAATCAAGTGATACACACTCTTTCTATCTgtggctcgtagtaagccccTTTCTAAATCACACGAGTCAAAGGAAGACGATGATCGTAACTCGTCAAATCAAAGGAGTATCCTGTCTAGACAGGTGGTGCttcatcaagaggcaccagttaagacctgctcatataaatattttgtctcctgcaagcccagagactttacaggagaaaaaggggccatcgattgtatgacgtggctcgatgagatggacaccgttgtagatattagtggatgtgcagagcaagacattgtgaagtttgtttcacaatctttcaAAGGAGAAGCTCTAGCTTGGTGTAGGTCACTAATCCAAGCTACAGGGAAGATCCCTTTGTATAACATGACTTGGGATCAGTtcgttgctcttatcaaagaaagttactgtcctcaacatgaagttgagaaaattgagactgaATTCTTAACATTAGTCATGGAGAACTTAGATTGTCAAGCATACCTTACAAGTTTCAATactatgtctcgattggttccttacttaATCGCACCGGAACCAAAGCGTATAGCTCGCTttattgggggtctagccccagaaataAAGCCAAGTGTGAAAGCATCGAGACCTACTACGTTCAGGTCAGCGGCCGACCTGTCGCTATCTCTTACACTTGATATAGTCAGAAACAAGGCGGCCAAATCCTCTGAAGATGGAAAGCATAAAAGGGAGTATGAGGATTCTCATCGCTCCGATAAGAAGACAAAGAGGAACTCTGAGGATAAGAAGAGTTCCGGGTTTAAGAAAGACAGCCAGCAGTCGGGTGAGAAGACCAGGTGtgaaacctgtaggaaataccacctggggaaatgcagatttgaatttCAGCCTCTAcattgtgggatttgcaagtctaaAGAACATAAAACCTTGGAATGCAAGAAGTTGAAGGACACAACCTACTATGGTTGCAAcaaaaaggggcatatcaagactaactgccctagaAATCAGAAGAAGCCCGAAGAGGCCAAGAAAACAAACGcatgagtcttcaggatggacgcccaggagatggtgcagtatgataaatatatagcaggtacctttccttatcaagcagtttatgcagaagTCTGTTGATGCTAGCACAAATGATTCTATAATGAATGATAAAtgttgagaactgttgtctcCGCCTGTTTAGGACTCCGGTCATTTAGTGCGAGATGGAAATTTGCCGATGATACTTAAGAAAATGCTCCAACAAATCTTAGATTGATATTTTGCATCTATTAGGAATTACTCTTTTCTGATACCCTGATGACAAGCTTTCAAGCTATACaaaattcatcaatataataaagacagatgtgacattttgatcccctgtaAAAAAATGATGGATCATTGATggttgttagtgcattaatgtctatcgccttcgtcaatccgagccgtagcgagaaaccgaagaaatcaagtctttatagtgtcatatctagttaaaaggcaaggtggcaatcttgtaattaatgaaaagtttcattaaagccttgacctataaataggatAGTTATGACATAAGTTTAAGACTTTTGGCTCCATTTGTGATTTtggtgattcaagtctagagagagaaagtctagagagagaaagttctctctATGTGATTTTTGCTTGTACACGTCATCTTCATcaataaaatcacggttctagtacgttattgtgtgttcggtcacgcacgttcacggattccgcacgtcgaacgttcgttacgcaatcgaacggtgtcaaaaccggtcctataagtaattgttagtgcattaatgtctatcgccttcgtcaatctgagccgtagcgagaaaccgaagaaatcaagtctttataGTGTCATATCTAGttaaggtggcaatcttgtaattaatgaaaagtttcattaaagccttgacctataaatagaGAATTATGACATAAGTTGTAGGACTTTTGCTCCATTTGGTGATTTtggtgattcaagtctagagagagaaaactCTCTACACGTGATTTTTGTATCGTACACGTCATCTTTATCAATAAAATCacgtttctagtacgttattgtgtgttcggtcacgcacgttcacggattccacacgtcgaacgttcgttacgcaatcgacggtgtcaaaaccggtcctacaagtggtatcagagctaggagctcgattgcacgatcaaacacattgattcgtaccagatttcagcgatttcagccacgaatttcatcatttcttcatcttctactcatttttcacatttttttctgaaattcgtcaaattgaacgggattTTACGGTATGAATTGGTTGAATTTTTGATATATTGTGCGAAAACATCcgatctataaccctaccaagtttaagatccaaactcctagccgtttaggagtaaTCGTTGATTTTCAGTCCGATTTCACGttcaggtttcgcttgaaagacCTTGATAGTTCCGCTTGTAAGGTCTAATGTGGTAGTGGTTCCGCTCGTAGGTTCGCTCATAGGTTCCAGACAattccgcttatttgtcacctAGTTCCGCTTCAAAGACATTTGAGGTTTCACTTGAAAGACATCTGAAGTTTCGCTTTTTCGTCATCAAATGGTTCCGCTTATTAGTCAGTTCAGTGGTTCCGCTTAATTGGTCCAATAGTGGTTTCGCTTATCACGCTTGAACTGTCGTCGTATTGTCTGAACATAAAAAGATCGTCGGGCATTCAGTTAAAGTCATGTGATATTCATAACAGGTGTTATCGAAACTTTGCAAGTAGGTTCATCGGTCAAATGAAATAAAAATCATCTTAACTTGTCAGATCGGTAATTGATGATGTCGGCCACACTAGTTTGTTGGTCAAATTAGATTGTGTGGTGAAGGTTGTGTTTGTCAGTAGTGTTTCCCGGTCATGTGCTTTATTGTCACgccccccgacccaccctggacggaatcgggagccgcgagcagtccagtggtacccgtggtatctgatttatgcggcagcggaagtcttttattacaggatcttttcaccgtaaaatgctcgtttaatatattatacaaagttttagggataaattcccataatttacaatacgttgattccacacagaaatcattatttgctaaaacatgttttatttatttatttattcacaatgagccacttttctgagcttgtagtgctttactgcacttttcctggatcacacagatcacctgaaacatgtttggaaaaggttttatcagcggggaaatactgagtgaatcattctgttttctaaaatgacccattagttataaattacagtattaaggggaattacaatgtttctgatatcaaaccaactacccacagtatttgtcactcgaccaaccattggctagcccatttgtccaatggtgtctgtgactgtggtcagatcaccccttggccacccgtttgtccaagtgtgacgggaaataagtaatgtatacaaaaccccacataccggctgtaatttggtgattacatagacttaatccctgtaattataacctttgaaaataacttggagttttgtaaacttactcacaaactgtgagaaaacagtttaaaagaagaatgactcacattgcagattaacgagcaagatataagcctactgattagccttgattaaacctaatttaacacaatgcacacgcaggcaggttagtaactaatacagcagttacgtcaattc from Helianthus annuus cultivar XRQ/B chromosome 7, HanXRQr2.0-SUNRISE, whole genome shotgun sequence includes the following:
- the LOC110870485 gene encoding uncharacterized protein LOC110870485, coding for MSRLVPYLIAPEPKRIARFIGGLAPEIKPSVKASRPTTFRSAADLSLSLTLDIVRNKAAKSSEDGKHKREYEDSHRSDKKTKRNSEDKKSSGFKKDSQQSGEKTRCETCRKYHLGKCRFEFQPLHCGICKSKEHKTLECKKLKDTTYYGCNKKGHIKTNCPRNQKKPEEAKKTNA